A single region of the Kryptolebias marmoratus isolate JLee-2015 linkage group LG10, ASM164957v2, whole genome shotgun sequence genome encodes:
- the pax9 gene encoding paired box protein Pax-9, whose protein sequence is MEPAFGEVNQLGGVFVNGRPLPNAIRLRIVELAQLGIRPCDISRQLRVSHGCVSKILARYNETGSILPGAIGGSKPRVTTPTVVKHIRTYKQRDPGIFAWEIRDRLLADGVCDKFNLPSVSSISRILRNKIGNLSQQSQYESGKQAPHPPPQPTIPYNHLYSYPASKVPTPPGMPTLPGHMMHRIWPSSHSVTDILGIRSITEQQISDSPPFCSAKLEEWSAINRSNFPASSSPLVNGTDKAHLEPEAKYTQMPNGLPTVNSYVTAPSIPPYHHPTQVSPYMGYSATTSAYVTGPTWQLASGSALSPHSCDITTPLAFKSMAANRDSIHPVTASAL, encoded by the exons ATGG aaccagccttcgGTGAGGTGAACCAGCTCGGAGGTGTTTTCGTAAACGGCCGGCCGCTCCCCAACGCCATCCGGCTCCGGATCGTGGAGCTGGCCCAGCTCGGCATTCGACCCTGTGACATCAGCCGCCAGCTGCGCGTCTCCCACGGCTGCGTGAGCAAGATCCTGGCCCGCTACAACGAGACCGGGTCCATCCTCCCGGGGGCCATCGGAGGCAGCAAGCCGCGCGTCACCACACCCACCGTCGTCAAGCACATACGGACATACAAGCAGAGAGACCCGGGCATTTTCGCCTGGGAGATCCGGGACAGGCTACTGGCGGACGGGGTGTGCGACAAGTTCAACCTGCCCTCCGTCAGCTCCATCAGCCGGATCCTCCGGAACAAGATCGGGAACCTGTCCCAGCAGAGCCAGTACGAGTCGGGCAAGCAGGCGCCTCATCCACCGCCGCAGCCAACGATACCCTACAACCACTTGTACTCATACCCTGCTTCAAAAGTGCCCACTCCCCCGGGCATGCCCACCCTTCCTGGACACATGATGCACAGGATATGGCCTTCTTCGCACTCTGTCACAGATATTCTGGGGATTCGGTCTATAACAGAGCAACAAA TTAGTGACAGTCCGCCCTTTTGCAGCGCCAAACTAGAAGAATGGAGCGCTATAAACAGGAGTAATTTTCCAGCATCGAGCTCTCCACTAGTCAATGGCACGGATAAGGCGCATTTAGAACCTGAAGCAAAAtacacacag ATGCCGAATGGATTGCCCACAGTGAACAGCTATGTCACAGCACCCAGCATCCCTCCCTACCACCATCCCACCCAAGTGTCACCCTACATGGGGTACAGCGCCACCACGTCGGCCTATGTGACCGGCCCCACGTGGCAGCTGGCCAGTGGCAGTGCTCTCTCTCCCCACAGCTGTGACATCACCACTCCGCTGGCCTTCAAGAGTATGGCGGCCAACCGCGACTCCATCCACCCGGTCACAGCCTCGGCACTGTGA